A genomic region of Chitinimonas arctica contains the following coding sequences:
- a CDS encoding LytR/AlgR family response regulator transcription factor: protein MRQAAPTALIADDERLMREQIIGRLKDAWPELQIIGEAANGLEAVAMARAQQPDIAFLDIRMPEMDGIQAARALAGQCHIVFVTAYDQYAVTAFEQGAVDYLLKPADPERLATTCERLRERLGKGGEPDGMEALLEQLARRLGSGESKPREYLRWVQASVGNSLRMISSREILFFRAEDKYTRVQTEQFEALIRKPIKELVDELDPDEFWQIHRAILVRVDAIDQVSRDFRGQQIVQMKGNEEKLEVSRSFTHLFKHM, encoded by the coding sequence ATGAGACAAGCTGCGCCCACCGCCCTGATCGCCGATGACGAGCGCCTGATGCGCGAACAGATCATTGGCCGCCTCAAGGATGCCTGGCCGGAATTGCAGATCATCGGCGAAGCCGCCAACGGCCTGGAAGCCGTGGCCATGGCCCGCGCGCAACAGCCCGATATCGCCTTCCTCGATATCCGCATGCCTGAAATGGACGGCATCCAGGCCGCCCGCGCCCTGGCCGGCCAATGCCATATCGTGTTCGTGACCGCCTACGACCAATATGCCGTCACCGCATTCGAACAGGGCGCGGTGGACTACCTTCTCAAACCGGCCGACCCGGAGCGGCTGGCCACCACCTGCGAGCGGCTACGCGAGCGATTGGGCAAGGGTGGGGAGCCGGACGGCATGGAAGCCTTGCTGGAACAGCTGGCACGCCGGCTGGGCAGCGGCGAGAGCAAGCCGCGCGAATATCTGCGCTGGGTGCAGGCCAGCGTGGGCAACAGCCTGCGCATGATCAGCAGCCGCGAGATCCTGTTCTTCCGGGCCGAAGACAAATACACCCGGGTGCAGACCGAACAATTCGAAGCGCTGATACGCAAACCGATCAAGGAATTGGTCGATGAACTCGACCCGGACGAGTTTTGGCAGATACATCGGGCCATTTTGGTCCGGGTGGATGCGATTGACCAGGTCAGCAGGGACTTCCGGGGGCAACAGATTGTGCAGATGAAGGGCAACGAGGAAAAGCTGGAAGTGAGCCGGAGCTTTACGCATTTGTTCAAGCATATGTAG
- a CDS encoding DUF6572 domain-containing protein, which translates to MSVEQDNVIDAISLSNSSNVVLTISDHLEWSQENEEIHLELLQNKLNTYLVFFESGELYESYPAAEGKKVTISIVAKFDLNEKAKGFYAQVEAILAGAGLGLEFQVLKAPPNR; encoded by the coding sequence ATGTCTGTTGAACAAGATAATGTAATTGATGCTATTAGCCTCAGTAATAGTAGTAATGTTGTGCTTACTATTTCAGATCACTTGGAATGGTCACAGGAGAACGAAGAGATTCACTTGGAGCTGCTGCAAAATAAATTGAACACGTACCTTGTTTTCTTTGAAAGTGGAGAATTGTACGAATCCTACCCGGCGGCCGAGGGAAAGAAAGTCACAATTTCTATTGTTGCTAAATTTGATTTAAATGAAAAAGCAAAAGGTTTTTACGCTCAGGTGGAAGCCATTCTTGCTGGGGCAGGGCTCGGATTGGAATTCCAAGTACTTAAAGCGCCCCCGAACCGGTGA
- a CDS encoding SMI1/KNR4 family protein yields MDWNAFADFDNQLGSTKSAINDAEAKLAWLLPADYKQFLEWKNGGEGFIGDNYLILWSAEELGQFNLEYQVEKYAPGLVLIGSNGGGEGFAFDTRQSPAPIIQVPFIGMDLEDTRVLASCFDEFIDFLAVQ; encoded by the coding sequence ATGGATTGGAATGCATTCGCTGATTTTGACAATCAGCTGGGATCGACGAAAAGTGCGATAAATGATGCGGAGGCCAAGCTGGCTTGGCTGCTCCCTGCTGACTACAAACAGTTCCTGGAATGGAAAAATGGGGGGGAAGGGTTCATTGGCGACAACTACTTGATACTTTGGTCGGCTGAGGAATTGGGTCAGTTTAATTTGGAATACCAAGTAGAAAAGTACGCCCCTGGGCTCGTCTTGATCGGATCGAATGGTGGAGGGGAAGGGTTTGCTTTCGATACACGCCAATCACCCGCGCCAATCATTCAAGTCCCTTTTATAGGTATGGACTTGGAAGATACCCGAGTGTTGGCTTCATGCTTTGATGAATTCATTGATTTTCTGGCGGTGCAATAA
- a CDS encoding SMI1/KNR4 family protein has product MKTSLGKLISISSAALSLSKPDEDVFPTESAAAQDLCGLLERKNGFYAFESALHIFPDRSVGAEMGLLEWNAPDLWVNSYHGMADACYFFAEDIFGGQFCLKHDGIYSFDPETAACVFLSPDLEGWAEIILNDYEVLTGYPIAQAWQRREGRLATGTRLVPKIPFVTGGEFEIENMYPLEAVKSMHFRANLATQIKDLPDGAQIKWNIID; this is encoded by the coding sequence ATGAAAACATCGCTGGGAAAATTGATCAGCATTAGCAGTGCCGCGCTTTCTTTATCTAAGCCTGATGAGGATGTCTTTCCGACGGAGAGTGCTGCGGCTCAGGATTTGTGCGGATTGTTAGAAAGAAAAAATGGCTTCTATGCATTTGAGTCAGCGCTTCACATATTTCCGGATCGATCTGTTGGTGCGGAGATGGGATTGTTGGAGTGGAATGCACCCGACCTTTGGGTAAATTCTTATCACGGCATGGCTGATGCATGCTACTTCTTCGCAGAGGACATTTTTGGCGGGCAATTCTGTTTGAAGCATGACGGAATTTATTCATTTGATCCAGAAACAGCTGCTTGTGTATTTCTTTCACCAGACCTCGAAGGTTGGGCTGAGATCATATTGAATGACTATGAGGTCTTGACTGGCTACCCCATAGCGCAGGCGTGGCAACGCCGCGAAGGCCGCTTGGCGACAGGAACTCGCCTTGTCCCGAAAATTCCTTTCGTCACGGGCGGGGAGTTTGAAATTGAGAATATGTACCCGCTTGAAGCGGTGAAATCTATGCATTTCCGAGCTAATTTGGCTACGCAAATAAAAGATTTGCCCGATGGTGCGCAGATCAAATGGAATATAATTGATTGA